A genomic stretch from Salvia hispanica cultivar TCC Black 2014 unplaced genomic scaffold, UniMelb_Shisp_WGS_1.0 HiC_scaffold_62, whole genome shotgun sequence includes:
- the LOC125199675 gene encoding histone H2B-like produces the protein MAPKAEKKPAEKKPAAEKAPTAEKAPAEKKPKAGKKLPKDAGAASADKKKKRNKKNVETYKIYIFKVLKQVHPDIGISSKAMGIMNSFINDIFEKLAQESSRLARYNKKPTITSREIQTAVRLVLPGELAKHAVSEGTKAVTKFTSS, from the coding sequence aTGGCGCCGAAGGCTGAGAAGAAACCCGCGGAGAAGAAGCCAGCCGCCGAGAAGGCCCCCACCGCCGAGAAAGCTCCGGCTGAGAAGAAGCCGAAGGCCGGGAAGAAGCTGCCGAAGGACGCCGGCGCCGCCTCCGCcgacaagaagaagaagaggaacaAGAAGAACGTGGAGACGTACAAGATCTACATCTTCAAGGTGCTGAAGCAGGTCCACCCGGACATCGGCATCTCCAGCAAGGCGATGGGGATCATGAACAGCTTCATCAACGACATCTTCGAGAAGCTCGCGCAGGAGTCGTCGCGGCTCGCGCGCTACAACAAGAAGCCTACCATCACTTCTCGAGAGATCCAGACCGCGGTGAGGCTGGTTCTGCCCGGTGAATTGGCGAAGCACGCCGTCTCTGAAGGGACAAAAGCTGTTACCAAATTCACTAGCTCCTAA